CCGGGGGGCAGGTACGCGGCGCTGGAGCGGGAACTGGTGGAACAAAAGGGGGTGGAGGGGGAAAGAGGAGGCAGGAAAGGTGGAGCGGGAAAGATAGAATGGAAATGGTGGAGGGGGAAAGAGGAAGCGGGAAAGGTGGAGCGGGAAAGATAGAATGGAAATGGTGGAGGGGGAAAGATAGAATGGAAATGGTGGAGGGGGAAAGAGGAAGCGGGAAAGGTGGAGCGGGAAAGATAGAATGGAAATGGTGGAGGGGGAAAGAGGAAGCGGGAAAGGTGGAGCGGGAAAGATAGAATGGAAATGGTGGAGGGGGAAAGAGGAGGCAGGAAAGGTGGAGCGGGAAAGATAGAATGGAAATGGTGGAGCGGGGGCTTTGCGGGACAACGAGGGCGGGGCGAGGAGGAAGGGGGAAGAAACGACGGGGGGCGGGACGCATAGCGGGCCGGAAGGCGGGGTAGAGGAGGGCCCGGGGGTAAGAGAGACGGGTGACGGAGATGGGTGTCGATAGAAAGAAGTGCAAAAACTCGAGGAAGAGGAGGGGTGTGACGCCGCGGGCGAGGAAGGCCGCGCCCCCCGCCGACGCTCTCCAGACGGTCCTGAGGGCTCTGGAGGAGAGCGCAAGGACAAAGATGGAGCTATCGATGGAGGAGGCGGGGAAGCTAGCCCTCGCCGGCGGTATCATCGCTGATGCGCTTAGGGCCGGTAGGAAGGCGGTCTTCTTCGGGAACGGCGGCAGCGCCGCCGACGCCCAGCACTTGGCGGCAGAGCTCGTCGGTAAGTTCCAGCTGGAGAGGCGCGCCCTCCCAGCTCTCGCGCTGAGCGTCAACACCTCCGCTCTGACCGCCATCGCCAATGACTCCGACTACAAGTACGTCTTTTCGCGCCAGATCGAGGCTCTCGTCGGCGAGGGCGACGTTGCAGTGGCGCTGAGCACCAGCGGCCGCTCGCCGAGCGTTCTCGAGGGCATAAGGGCGGCGAGGGAGAGGGGGGCGAGGACCATCGGCCTGACAGGGCTGGCGGGGGAGCCGATGAGGAGGGAGTGCGAGCTCTGCATCACCGTGCCCTCGCTGAAGACGCCCAGAATTCAGGAGGTCCACATCACCCTCGGCCACATCCTCTGCGAGCTCGTCGAGAGGGAGCTCTTCGGCGAGCGCGCCCGAGCCCCTCCCGCTCGAGCTGGAGCGAGGGGGGGCCGCCCCGCGCGGCGCTGAGCCGCTCGGAATTCCGCGGGGAGCGACGGGTTCCGGGACGGCCTCAATCGGCGCGATTGGCTGCGCGCTTCCATTTAGGCACCCTCATTGCCACCCCTCAGCCAGCGCGGCGCGCGCCGGGCTCGGGTCAGGCGGACTGGGGGCCGGGGGCTCGTGATGCGACCCTCCTCCTCCAGAAGTCGAGCGTGTCCTGTAGGGTCTTACGGAGCGGTATCCTGGGTCTCCACCCCGTCGCCCTCCTCACCTTGGAGCTGTCGCCCATTATCACGGGCTCGTCCGTCGGCCTCAGCAGGGCCGGGTCCACACGGTACTCTATCTTCACGGTCGAAAGTGAGATCAGGTGCTCCAGAATATCCCGAATTCGGACGGCGCGACCGGTCGAGAGGTTGTAGGCCTCGCCCGGCTCCCCCCTCTCAATCACCGCCTCCAGACCCCTGACCTGGTCCCTCACATCGGTGATGTCCCGGCGCGCCGACAGGTTCCCCACCCTCATCGGTCCCCTCTGCAGCCCCGCCTCGATTCTCGCGATCTGGGAGGCGAAGTCCGCGCAAACGTCGCTCACCTTGCCCGGGCCCGTCGTGTTGAATATCCTCGCAGTGGCGCTCCAGATGCCGAAGTTCTTGAAGTACTGATAGCCCAGCATCTCCTGCGCCGCCTTGCTCACGCCGTAGGGGTGGAGGGGCCTGAGGGGGTGGTCCTCCCTGACCGGTACCTCGTCCTCATTGACCAGCCCATAGACCGCGCTTGAACCCGCGATCAAAACGCGGGCATTCAGCTCGCGCCCCCCGCGCCCGAGACCCTTGATGGCCTCGAAAAGGTTGATTGTGCCTATAACGTTGGTCGTAATCGTGAGCGCGGGGCGCCTCCACGAGACCGTGGGGAAGCTCTGGGCCGCGAGGTGGTAGACCCTCTCCGGCCTGCACCTTCTCAGAACCCTCTCCACTTCATTTCTTTTCCTGACGTCGCAGCGGACTAGGCGCACCCTCCCCCCCATCCCCTCTAGCGCGGTTCTCTCCCTCTCTGAGAACCAAGTGCCCCATACCTCGTGGCCCCTGGAGATGAGATGAGATGCCAGGTGTGAGCCGATGAAGCCCGAGGCACCCATTATCAGGACCTTCATGGGCTTCGCCAGCCATTCGCGGGCGCCCTACTTACGTCTCTTCCAGAGCCCGAGGAGGAGGGCCGCGGCCGCCAGCAGGGCGGTTCCCTCGAAGCCGGGCGTCGTCACGCTCGCCCTCTCGCGCACCACCACCGATATGGAGTCCGTGGCGGTCAGGTTCCCGTCGCTCACGGTCAGTGTGACCGTGTAGCTCCCGGGCTTGCTCCACCTGTGCTTCACCGTCGCCTCGGTCGAGTTTCTACCGTCGCCGAAGTCCCAGAGCCAGGCAACGATTCCGTCCCCGTCGGGGTCCCAGCACCGCGTTCCATCCAGCGCGAGGCTCTTGCCGGCCTCGCAGCTCAGGTCCGGCCCAAGCACCACAACGGGGGGTGCGTTTATCCGAATTCGATGGTCTCCGACGACGAATGAGCTCCACACCCCATACTCGCTCCGAATTCTATAGCGGAACTCGTATACCATCCCTCTCTCGCCGACATAGACCACGCTGCCCAGGTCCCCCCCGTCCGTCCCGACCTCGCTCCAGCTCCCCCAGCTCCCAAGCTCGCCCCTATAGTACGGAGCGCTCCTGACCTCGAGGTCGCCATCGACAATTCTCGCCCCGCTCGCCTCGCTCCCGCCGAGCTCGACGAGTATCTCGCGAGCGTTCTGCACGCCCTCAGGGTAGCTGAGGCTGGCCGTTATGCCGGCGGCGCTGACTATTATCCCGTCGCTCCAGACCCACGCGCTCCACAGCCCCGCCCCGTTCCTCGCCCTCGCGCCTATGAAGTACATCCCGCCCACGGAGAGATTGAGCCCCGCGATCTCGACCTCGGTCTCGGTCGTGGCGGTCGGGGGAACAATCTCCGGACCATCGACAGAAGTGGAAACCCGGTACTCGTAACGCGAGATTCCACTCTCCGGGTCGGAGAACTTCATTCTTGCCCTCAGGCTCACGGCGCTCGGCGTCTCCGCACCCTCATCCTCCACGCTGCCCATGGGCGGGGTGGTGTCGATCTCCGTCCGTGTATCGCCAGCAGCGTCCGGATAGTCCTCCAAATTGCCGGCCCTGTCGCGCGCCCTGCACCGGAAGTAGTAGACGTGTCCATTAACACCCACGTAGTCCGCGCTCAGGCTCGAGGTCCCGAGCAGCCAATCCATCCATGGGCCGTTCCCGTCCCTCACCTGAACGTCGAAGCTCTCTATACCGCTCCCGCCCGCGCCGTCCGTCCCCGTCCAGCCCACCGTGAAACTCGTGCTTGAGATGTACTCCGGCAGCGGCTCCACCCTCGAGGATGGCGGGTTGGGATCTATCGTGGTGCTCGTGTCCCCGTTCCCACCGCTGTATATCTTCCTGTTCCCCGCCACGTCGATTGCCCTGGCCCTGAAGTAGTAGGTGTGCCCCGGCTCCCCCGTGAATATCGCCGAGGTCTCTGCGGTCCTCACCTTCCAGTCGGTCCACTCCCCGTCGTCGATTCTGTACTGCACATCGAACGGGGCCTCGGCCAGCCCAGAGCCCGGCATCGGGTCGCTGCCCTCCCACCTCACCTCGAATTGATTGTCCTTCGTGTACTGCGGGGAGACCGCCATCGCTAGCGGCGCCTCGCTGTCTATGCTGAAGTTCCCCACCCGGGAGTACTCGGACCAGACCGTCCCGTCGAACACCTTGGCCCTCCAGTAGTAGCTCTTGCCGCTCGGGAACATCATGTGCGGGGGCGTTTCGAACTCCGCCACCTCGCCGGATCTGTAGCTGGCGTTTGTCCACCCAACGGTGCTCGAGGTCATGTCGAGAACCCGCTCCATAGTCGAGAAGTCTCGCTTCTCGGATATCTCAACGCGGTAAAGGAGCATGTCCTCGTCGGGGTCTGTGCACACGAGCCTGAGCACGGGTATGGAGCCGACGTATTGCCCGTCGAGAGGCTCCAGCAGCGTGGGTCTGGAGGAGGGCCTGTTATACCTTATCTGGATGTCGCTGAAGGTCAGCTTGCCCATCCCTCCCCATCTGAAGTAGATCGGAATGGTGATGTACCCATAGCTGTCCTTCAGGTCCTGATTCTCCTGGATGTAACGGTTCAGGGTCGCTGAGAAATCGTTGACCCACTCCGAGCCGTTCAGGAACCCGTTGTGGATGTACTCGTAGTTCTCTTGGTCGTTGCAGATGTCGATCTGGATGTCCTTGGGGTCGGCCCCGTATCTATAGTCTATTGAGATGTCGTGGAATTTTGGGGTTACGTGGCCCCTAGACGAGTTCAGCCATATCCAGTACCTGAGGGCGGAGCCAGTGGTGTTGAATTTAATCCACTGCCCCTTTTTGTTGTTTATATTCTCCCATGTTCGACCGTCGTCGTTGGATATCAGGACTGTGGACTGCTCTCCGTTGTTGGTCACGTTCCAGTAGACCCTCGCGCCAAGGATGACGGCGTAGTCGTTGGGCTTCGGGCCCGTCAGCCTCTTCGACAGGAAGGAGCCGTTGAACCAGGCGGGCTGGTAGTACACTCCGACATTGCCCGCGCTCCTCTCAGCAACGACGACGTCGTTCTTGCCATCGTCGTTGACGTCGCCGATCGCTATTCCGGTCGGCCCCGTTCCTGATGCCTGATAGCTCCTGAGCTGGTTGAGCTTGCCCTGAGCGGTCTGGTTGAAGACGACAAAGTTGTTGCTGTCCACATTGACGAGGAGAAGCTCGTTCTTTCCGTTCCCAGTGATGTCTCCAATCGCGATGTCCCTCGGGGAGGTGACACTAGAGGTGTAGTCAGTGTAGGACGTTAGCTCCCCATTGCTGTCCTGTAAATACACAAACATATGGCAGGAGCCGTAGTAGTCTCCCCAAGTCACAATCACGTCGGACCTCCCGTCTCCGCTCACGTCCCCGATTGCAACCGGGCGCGGCGTCCCCACCTTGCCATAGTAGTAGACCCACGTGCTCATCGTGAAGGTCTTGTAGTTAACAAGTGAGCCGTTGGTCTGTTTGTAGACAGCCAGCGTGGGATTAATATAATAATTGTAGTACTGAAGGGGCTCGTAGTAAACCGCGACCTCGTTCCCACTGCTGCTCATCAACGCGTTTCCAATGGCAATTCCGCTCCCGCCGTTGCTTATTGTGTAGTCCTTCGCGCTGTCCAGAGTCCCCGTGGTCGAATTCTGCAGGAACACCTTCAGGTAGTTGTTGCTCTGGTCCACAGTGACGACGTCGTCGAGGCCGTCGGAGTTGACGTCACCGACGTCTACGAAGTAGACCTTCGAGTTCGAGGTGCTCGCCTGGTACGATGCCTTGGAGCTAAGCGTTCCATCGCTCTTCTGCAGGAACACATCGATGTAGCAGATGGCGTTGTTCCCACAGGATACCACCACGTCCTTCCTGCCGTCGTTGTTCAGGTCGCCTATGGCGACGTCCCAAGGGCCGGAGCTGGTGGAGTATGTGGCCTTATAGGTCAGGCCCTTGGAGCCTGTGTCGTAGACGGTGATGTTGTTGCTGCCCTGGTTGCAGACCACCACCTCGTTCTTGTTGTCCGAGTCGATGTCACCGACCGCGATGCCAGTGGGGTTGCTGCCGGCGCCGAAGGTCACGCGCGGCAAGAGGGGCCCGAGCTGGGATAGGTGCAGGACGAGGTTCTCACCGTTGTCTGCGCTGGTCGTGTTGTTCGCCTCTGGCTGGTTCATTCCCTCCCCGCCCCATCCCTCGGGGGCGTCGTTTGTGTGGTCGACGTGCCGCACCCTCTCGAGGAACTCTCCCGTCACCTTGAAAGTGGCATTCACGACGGTGGCGTTGGCTGGAAGCCTGAATGCAAGGCTCCAGTTCTCGCCGCGCTCCTCCAGAATCATCTCATGGACACTGTTTCCATTGGTGAACGCATTGACCAGCCCCTTCTCAGCCTCCGCCTCGTCCGTGAGGCCGGGAAGGACGCAAAGGAATGTCCCGAGCTGGATCAATGCCAGGAGGGCGGCGCCGAGTGCTCTTCTTGCCATTCATTTCACCCCTACTGGTCGGTATATCTCTACAATGATTTAATTATTTAATAATATTCCACAACCCGTTGGTTTTATTAAGCCGTATTAAGCCGTTTGGAAAGTATTAGGTCGGGAGGGGGAGGCGTTGAGTGGGGGGTTGCGACGGAGGAGGGGGGGCGGGCGGGGGTGGGTGGGGCGGTGAGGGGCGCTGCGGCACAGGGGAACCGCCGCCCACGGGAGGCTATCGGGACCGGCCTCAGCTTCGGCCGGATGGACATGCATGCATAAAAAATATTAACCGTCACTCTTAATTCATCGACCATGCTCCTCAGACAGTTCAAGGAGGGCGTCATGGCCAATTTTACGTATCTCATTGCGGACGAGGACTCGGGCCGGGG
The genomic region above belongs to Thermoplasmata archaeon and contains:
- a CDS encoding D-sedoheptulose 7-phosphate isomerase yields the protein MGVDRKKCKNSRKRRGVTPRARKAAPPADALQTVLRALEESARTKMELSMEEAGKLALAGGIIADALRAGRKAVFFGNGGSAADAQHLAAELVGKFQLERRALPALALSVNTSALTAIANDSDYKYVFSRQIEALVGEGDVAVALSTSGRSPSVLEGIRAARERGARTIGLTGLAGEPMRRECELCITVPSLKTPRIQEVHITLGHILCELVERELFGERARAPPARAGARGGRPARR
- a CDS encoding GDP-mannose 4,6-dehydratase → MKVLIMGASGFIGSHLASHLISRGHEVWGTWFSERERTALEGMGGRVRLVRCDVRKRNEVERVLRRCRPERVYHLAAQSFPTVSWRRPALTITTNVIGTINLFEAIKGLGRGGRELNARVLIAGSSAVYGLVNEDEVPVREDHPLRPLHPYGVSKAAQEMLGYQYFKNFGIWSATARIFNTTGPGKVSDVCADFASQIARIEAGLQRGPMRVGNLSARRDITDVRDQVRGLEAVIERGEPGEAYNLSTGRAVRIRDILEHLISLSTVKIEYRVDPALLRPTDEPVIMGDSSKVRRATGWRPRIPLRKTLQDTLDFWRRRVASRAPGPQSA
- a CDS encoding FG-GAP-like repeat-containing protein → MARRALGAALLALIQLGTFLCVLPGLTDEAEAEKGLVNAFTNGNSVHEMILEERGENWSLAFRLPANATVVNATFKVTGEFLERVRHVDHTNDAPEGWGGEGMNQPEANNTTSADNGENLVLHLSQLGPLLPRVTFGAGSNPTGIAVGDIDSDNKNEVVVCNQGSNNITVYDTGSKGLTYKATYSTSSGPWDVAIGDLNNDGRKDVVVSCGNNAICYIDVFLQKSDGTLSSKASYQASTSNSKVYFVDVGDVNSDGLDDVVTVDQSNNYLKVFLQNSTTGTLDSAKDYTISNGGSGIAIGNALMSSSGNEVAVYYEPLQYYNYYINPTLAVYKQTNGSLVNYKTFTMSTWVYYYGKVGTPRPVAIGDVSGDGRSDVIVTWGDYYGSCHMFVYLQDSNGELTSYTDYTSSVTSPRDIAIGDITGNGKNELLLVNVDSNNFVVFNQTAQGKLNQLRSYQASGTGPTGIAIGDVNDDGKNDVVVAERSAGNVGVYYQPAWFNGSFLSKRLTGPKPNDYAVILGARVYWNVTNNGEQSTVLISNDDGRTWENINNKKGQWIKFNTTGSALRYWIWLNSSRGHVTPKFHDISIDYRYGADPKDIQIDICNDQENYEYIHNGFLNGSEWVNDFSATLNRYIQENQDLKDSYGYITIPIYFRWGGMGKLTFSDIQIRYNRPSSRPTLLEPLDGQYVGSIPVLRLVCTDPDEDMLLYRVEISEKRDFSTMERVLDMTSSTVGWTNASYRSGEVAEFETPPHMMFPSGKSYYWRAKVFDGTVWSEYSRVGNFSIDSEAPLAMAVSPQYTKDNQFEVRWEGSDPMPGSGLAEAPFDVQYRIDDGEWTDWKVRTAETSAIFTGEPGHTYYFRARAIDVAGNRKIYSGGNGDTSTTIDPNPPSSRVEPLPEYISSTSFTVGWTGTDGAGGSGIESFDVQVRDGNGPWMDWLLGTSSLSADYVGVNGHVYYFRCRARDRAGNLEDYPDAAGDTRTEIDTTPPMGSVEDEGAETPSAVSLRARMKFSDPESGISRYEYRVSTSVDGPEIVPPTATTETEVEIAGLNLSVGGMYFIGARARNGAGLWSAWVWSDGIIVSAAGITASLSYPEGVQNAREILVELGGSEASGARIVDGDLEVRSAPYYRGELGSWGSWSEVGTDGGDLGSVVYVGERGMVYEFRYRIRSEYGVWSSFVVGDHRIRINAPPVVVLGPDLSCEAGKSLALDGTRCWDPDGDGIVAWLWDFGDGRNSTEATVKHRWSKPGSYTVTLTVSDGNLTATDSISVVVRERASVTTPGFEGTALLAAAALLLGLWKRRK